One segment of Scyliorhinus torazame isolate Kashiwa2021f chromosome 14, sScyTor2.1, whole genome shotgun sequence DNA contains the following:
- the LOC140390118 gene encoding uncharacterized protein produces the protein MCDKSFSQSSALHQNQHLHTEEKPFMCKVCDKSFTRSSRLSEHQRLHTGEKPFTCEVCDKSFTLSSRLSEHKRLHTGERPFRCKVCDKSFSWSSYLRLHQRIHTGERPFRCDVCGKTFSRRDILLSHQRIHTGEKPFPCNICDKSFSQLWNLREHQRRHAGKKPFTCEVCDKSFTRSSQLRTHQHRHTGEKPFTCDVCDKSFALSSSLRKHQRTHAGEKPFQCKLANNAQEHSLTGGRVPYIKELTEQEEFTRKLFGLSNPMITNGGSDMGMSEDTQVFMGTSDGDGGELTAASEIPERADEEGAEVNTSQQCGMAAAMEEGEECQGAKMSDMDGSVSEFKLNIKVCVKEEACDDLAAKVEGGRSEPSRGEEPGALKAEAPPSPQGQYQAYSAVEENEIDLKPLEHLYQEQVQSTESYQATCNLPQQILTEFKTDVSQNLQRNNEILQQHLQRNNEILQQHLQRDNEILQQHLQRNNEILQQHLQRDNEILQQHLQRDNEVLQ, from the exons atgtgtgacaaatcattctcacagtcATCAGCCCTCCATCAAAACCAGCACCTTCACACAGAGGAGAAACCCTTCATGTgtaaggtgtgtgacaaatcattcacacGCTCGTCACGGCTCAGTGAACACCAACgtcttcacacaggggagaaacctttcacgtgtgaggtgtgtgacaaatcattcacacTATCATCAAGGCTCAGTGAACACAAACgtcttcacacaggggagagacccttCAGGTGCaaagtgtgtgacaaatcattctcgtgGTCATCGTACCTCCGTctgcaccaacgcattcacacag GGGAGAGACCCTTCAGATGTGATGTTTGTGGAAAGACTTTCAGTCGAAGAGACATCCTTCTatcacaccagagaattcacacaggggagaaacccttccCATGCAATatctgtgacaaatcattctcgcagCTATGGAACCTCCGTGAACATCAACGCCGTCACGCAGGGAAGAAACCATTTACgtgcgaggtgtgtgacaaatcattcacacGGTCATCGCAACTCCGTACACACCAACAccgtcacacaggggagaaaccattcacgtgtgacgtgtgtgacaaatcatttgcACTGTCATCGTCCCTCCGTAAACACCAGCGCACTCACGCAGGGGAGAAACCCTTCCAATGCAAG CTGGCCAATAACGCCCAGGAGCACTCGTTGACTGGAGGCCGGGTGCCGTACATCAAGGAGCTGACGGAACAGGAGGAGTTCACGAGGAAGCTGTTTGGCCTCTCCAACCCCATGATAACCAATGGCGGATCAGATATGGGGATGAGCGAAG ATACACAGGTGTTCATGGGCACGTCTGATGGTGATGGAGGAGAGTTGACAGCAGCGTCCGAGATTCCTGAAAGGGCTGATGAGGAAGGGGCGGAGGTGAATACCTCACAGCAATGTGGCATGGCAGCTGcaatggaggagggagaggagtgtcAGGGGGCTAAGATGTCTGATATGGATGGTAGTGTTAGTGAGTTCAAGTTAAATATTAAAGTTTGTGTGAAAGAGGAGGCCTGTGATGATCTGGCTGCTAAGGTAGAGGGGGGGCGCTCAGAACCTTCTCGAGGTGAGGAACCTGGAGCTTTGAAAGCTGAAGCTCCACCGTCTCCACAAGGACAATATCAGGCCTATTCTGCTGTTGAAGAAAATGAAATTGATCTGAAACCCCTTGAACACTTGTATCAGGAACAGGTTCAAAGTACAGAGAGTTATCAGGCCACTTGTAACTTGCCCCAGCAAATTTTGACTGAGTTTAAAACAGATGTTAGCCAGAATCTTCAAAGAAACAATGAGATTCTTCAGCAGCATCTACAAAGAAACAATGAGATTCTTCAGCAGCATCTACAAAGAGACAATGAGATTCTTCAACAGCATCTACAAAGAAACAATGAGATTCTTCAGCAGCATCTACAGAGAGACAATGAGATTCTTCAGCAGCATCTACAAAGAGACAATGAGGTTCTGCAGTAG